CCGCCGCCGATGCTCATGGAACAGCGGATGTTCCCCCGCACGGAGGCGGACCTAAGGCGATCACTCCTGTCGACCGGCAGACTTTTGCCGGTATTAACAGGAGACTGATTGTTACAAAAGGAGAAGACTTCATACTGACCGGCTGTGCATCATGCAGTGCCGCATGTTATGCCGGCCAGCTCTCAGACTGTTCACCGTTCTGGACGATCAACGGAATTCCCGTATGCAGGGACGGAGATATCTCACTTGACGGAGAGCATGTTTTTTCAGGAATTATCGCATCGCACCAGAATTTTGTAAATACTAATTAATTCCTGAATTTTTTTCCCTGCGAATAATTAAGGATCTGAAATCAATTCTGGCGTGACCATGCCGCCGGGTCCGGTCCCGTGAGTTCCCTGCTCCGACTTTTCTTTATATTCTTCTCTGCACGAGAATTCATCCAGATGAGCAAAGCAGTTAAAATTGATGAAAACGGCGACACCCTGATTGATACGGCAGGGAGGATCAAGTCGGTATCCGGGCATGAAAAAATCATCCAGGATCTGACAGTCCTGCTCCGGTCGGTAAAGGGTTCCCTTCCTTTCGATACCACGTTCGGGATAGAGGATTTCCCGGAGATGAATAATCCCAGCTCCAAAATTATGGGAAATGCAGTCTATGCAGCTATTCTCCAACATCCCGAAGTCAGTGATATCAGGGACCTTCAGGTCTCGAAAGAAGGCAGAATGATGTATGTTTCGCTTACCGTTCTCCTGAATGACGGAGCGGATGTAGATATGGAGATGTTAGTATGACTGATTATGGTGTAATTTCCACGGGATTCAGGACGAAAACATATGATGAAGTCCTTGAAACGATGATTGAGAATGCCGGACAGATCTTCGGCTATGACATGGACCTGTCCAATAATACGATTCTCGGCCAGAAACTCAGGTCGACGGCCGTGGAGATCGCGACCCTCTGGCAGGAGCTGGAAGGTGCATATTATTCCGCTTTCATATCCCAGGCGGAGGGCCAGAGCCTCGACCGCATTGTGGCCCTTGTCGGGATTAAGAGGAACACGGCGTTAAAAGCGTCAGGGATTGTAACTTTCTCGGTCAATGAAGCCATTGAAACGGATGTCAAAATCCCGTCGAGAACGATTGTCGGAACGGCGGATGAATCGATCCTTTTCGAGACCCAGGAGGACGTAATTCTTTATGCAGGCGAGACATCGGTTGATGTTCCGGTCGTTGCACGGGAGGCGGGATCTGACGGGAACGTGTCGGGCGGAACCATAAAGAAGCTTGTTACTTCGATGTCGGAGATCGATTCGATCACGAATTCATCAGCAATTACCGGCGGCGGAGATGCCGAGACGGACGCGAAGCTGAGGATCAGGGCGATGACCATGAAACCGGCTGCAAAGGGAACTGTCGCGGCACTGGAATCCGCCCTTCTCGCCCTCGACGGTGTCATGGATGTTAATGTCGTCGAGGATACGAATTCGCACTCGGTCGATATCGCCATCGCGGGGGGAGATTCGGGGGAGATCTCGTCTGTCATCGAAGAGACACGGCCTTGCGGTATCCCGGTGACATGGGATTACGCGACAGGAATTTCAATCGACGTAACCGTGACGGTAGTCAGGATAAGCAGTGCGACGGAGGCCGCCGTCCAGGCACAGGTTGCGGATGCGGTCTCGAACTGGCTCTATGAAAAAGAGATCGGAGAGGACCTCTCGTACTACAAACTCCTCCTGGCAATCTCCGGGTGCAGCTATGTATCGAATATCTCCTCGTTGTCGATCACCGACGGTACAAATATCGCCGATACGGTAGGAGAGATTCTCCCGGTTGAAGAGGATAAGAGAGTCGGTGAGGGTATAATCACGGTGAATGTCGTATGACCGGCAGGGCGTTTTCAGTTTTACGGAGATTGTCCTCGGCTTTCCGGCAGGATACCGAAAGCAACAACTACAAACTCGTAAAGATCAATGCAGACGAGCTGGACGAGATCGATGCGGTTATCGACGACATTATCCAGGCCCACAACCTGGAGCATTCGTCCGGGCAGAGCCTTGATTTTCTGGCCGAACTTCTCGAACTTGAACGGAACGAACGATCGGATGACGATTTCAGGGCATTGATCGCAGCAACGGCGGTGTTCAGGAAATCCAACGGAACGATAGCCGATATCAAAAACGTGATCTCCCTGATAACCGGTGTTCCGGCCGGTGATATCATCGTGCATGAGGTCGGAGACAACTCGTTTTCGATTGAGCTGAAGAGTATCAACCGGAATGCCTTCAGCCTGACGATCTTCAATGAAAATGTCGATAAAACCAGGGCTGCAGGAGTGAAGTATCTCGCTGAAGATCTCGTGATGATCCTAAATGACCTTTGGGAAGTTCACAGGACCAGGGAAGGCGGGCTGATCTATATCCGCACATCTTCTTTCCAGTACGGCCTTTCGACATTTGGTGAAGCTCTCTATGGTGATCCGTGCGAGAACCATCTCGTCTCTCCGGGGACTGTGACATTATTCTAATCAACGCTATAATCCGGGAGATCACAGAATGCTATTTAAAATTCGGGATTTATACCCGACTTTCCTTTTTCAGGTGTACGGAAAACAAGTTAACGGAGTGAATAAAAAATGACAGCAGAATGGAATACAGCGGCGGGATTAGAGAATAACGCCGAGATGATCAAGACCTTTTATACGCACATGGTTTTTGATATTGGAGATATCGCAGAAGAAGATGCAGCCCCGGCAAATGAAGTGTTCCGGGTCGCAGTGTCAGCGGTGAGAAACGGACAGGATATCGAGTGGTCAGCAACGGTAAACTATGGGGTTTGTACAGAGGACACCGTAGTAAGGGCCCTGTGGATGGTCGGAAAGGATGCAGGAAATAACGACGTTTTCCTTGCCTGCAACCTGATAAATCCTGTAACGCTGAACCCGAGCACAGGAATGACCTTCAGGTTCCCTTATTCCGTGAGCGGGTACTCGAACTCGGAGGCGTGAAATGCCTGACACGTACACACCGAATCTCGGCCTGATCAAGCCATGTACACGGAAGAACTGGGCCGAGGCGGTCAACGAGAATTTTGAAAAGCTCGGGGTTTTGCATTACTACCATACAGACGGATGGATGTTTATATGCAAAAACGCCATCTGCAACAACGGCGTATGGACGCAACCGGATACAAGCCTTCAGTCGTCTGTAATTGCATTGGGAAATGATGGTTCGTTCACACTTCAGACATGTCCCGCCGGCCATTCAACTATCCCATCATGGACGCAGGTAGCCTCATTTGGAAATGACGGATCGCTCACTCTCGCCGGAGGTCTAGCAATCTCAAGTGGGGGGGCATCGATTTCCGGAAATCTCTCAGTCTCAGGAACGATAACTGGTAATATCAGTACATATCTCATGCTCTCATTAATCTCAATTAATGCCGATAAAAATTGGAATACTAAAAATATCTCAAATATTGGAGGTTTGAATGTCTTAAGGGTTGTGGCAAGTTCTGGGACAGGAGTTACAAAATACAGTGCATTATCGAGTGAGGTTGGATATGAAGGTTCAGGCACTTTATTTTTACAATTTAATGTTCCTGAAGGTTACTGTCCTTTTACAGACAATGTATTTAAGGTCTCAGTAGATGAGAAGGTCGTGTGGTCAGACAGGCCAGGAGGTCACCAACTGTATGTAAACGGAGGGCTTGTATGGTCTACTGCCGATAGTGTAAGTTCAACAAATTACGTGACATATACCCAAGACCTGACTCTCAAATCTGGTGACGTTGTTCAAATGTATGTACATAACTATCATTTATACGGACAGACTTATTTTAAGGATTTCAAGATTCAATGTGATGAGGAATCCAAAGAAGTTACTATTGGTTCTCTGGGGCATGTAGCGCCGACATGGACCTAACCCGACTTCCCTTTAATACCTCTTTTCCTCAATCTCTAAACCGACCATGACTTATGAAATCGTAGCTGCAAGTATATGCACTGCACTTGTAACGGTTGCAGGAATGGCGATCATAGCATGGATCAACGGAGCACCGGCGAGAGCCGAGCAGAAAAGAATCACGGAAAATGACCGGGCCTTTACAAGATATCTTGAAAGGGGCCAGAAAATCGCAAAAAGCGACAACGATCTGAATCGCCAGTACGGCATAAACGTCCCCGCACATTCAGGACCCGGCATCGCACAGGTGCTCGAAGAGATCCGGCAGGCAAAGACGGATTTCCAATCAGTCAAAAATGCCTGGACCGATAAAAAACAGGAGTGAAAGAAAAAATGTTTGGATTTTTCGGAAACGAACAGAAAAGAATTACCGAAGACGATCGTGCATTCACACGATACATTGAGCGTGCACAGAGGATCGGAAAATCAGACTGCGACCTCGCTCGTCAGGCCGACACGACAAAGGACATCATAGCAGGAAGAGAATCCTCATCCTGGAATGAAGAAGCCCAAAAACTTCAGCCTGTAAACTAAACCCTTTTTTCTGCATATTATTCCACCAGGGATAATTTTTTTTGATTTTGATTTCTCTTCCACCCAGCTATTATGACTTACAATTCATGTAGATCGTTTTGTGATAGGCTTGCGGGGATGGACAAGCATCCCCGCTGGCGCCATTTTCAATATTTTTTCAGCCCTAGGAACTGTAATCATATAATACAGAGTTCTGTCTATCGCATATACTTCCTTGCGAAGATCGTGATGAAAGCGGCCCACATAAATGTTCCAAAGAACGCCTCGACCAGTGCCAGCCCCTGCCATGCCGGAGAAATCTTGTACCCGCCGAACCCTGGTGTCATTGCCGTAGTCGTGCTGAAATAAAAATATTCGATAAATTCCGATCCCGGATCAAGCGTTTGATAGCTGAAGTATATTATCGCAAAAGTGAAGATGAATAAAAACCAGATACAAAAAGTTCGCAAAGGCTTCACGCCGTATCCGAATATCAATTGGGCAAGGACATATTCCGGCCACCTGAAAATTTCAAGTTTTTGCTTTCGCTTTCCCTCCATTTCTCGATAAAAATAGTTGTCGGCCTCGTGATTATCACCGAATTTAATACATTGGTTTTTTGCTAATCGACAGGCATTTTCCTGAGCTTTAGGAGACGAAAATTTGGCATCTCTGAAATCTACGATTCCTTTTACATGGGTAAGAATATAGTCTGCATCGCCGGATAAAGAAGCACCCCTGAATAGAGCACTACCGTCTATTTTCGACTTATGAAAAGAGAGCTCTCCGCCGATTTCTGCCTTGTAAAACGAGGCATCTTCATTAATTTTAGCATATGGAACCAAGACGTCTCCATCGACTTTTGCATATGTAAAAAAGACACTCCCGCCAATTTTTGCATCTGCAAAAAAGGCATCTTTGCCGACATTCGCATATGTAAAATCAATATTTCTACCGATTTCCGCACTTTCAAACCAGGCAAATCCTCCAATTTTTGCATTGGTAAACAAGGCATTTCCGTCAATTTTTGCTTTTTTAAACCAAACGCCCTCAATGACCTTTATTTTATTGAAATTAATATCTCCGTCTGTCTGAATGATGTCTTCATCTTTCGGAAGAGGTGATCCAAAAGAATACAGTATCGCACCCTCGAAATTGAAATCGTCAGAGTTCACCTTTTCCTTCGTTTTTTC
The window above is part of the Methanolacinia paynteri genome. Proteins encoded here:
- a CDS encoding phage tail protein, producing MTGRAFSVLRRLSSAFRQDTESNNYKLVKINADELDEIDAVIDDIIQAHNLEHSSGQSLDFLAELLELERNERSDDDFRALIAATAVFRKSNGTIADIKNVISLITGVPAGDIIVHEVGDNSFSIELKSINRNAFSLTIFNENVDKTRAAGVKYLAEDLVMILNDLWEVHRTREGGLIYIRTSSFQYGLSTFGEALYGDPCENHLVSPGTVTLF
- a CDS encoding baseplate J/gp47 family protein gives rise to the protein MTDYGVISTGFRTKTYDEVLETMIENAGQIFGYDMDLSNNTILGQKLRSTAVEIATLWQELEGAYYSAFISQAEGQSLDRIVALVGIKRNTALKASGIVTFSVNEAIETDVKIPSRTIVGTADESILFETQEDVILYAGETSVDVPVVAREAGSDGNVSGGTIKKLVTSMSEIDSITNSSAITGGGDAETDAKLRIRAMTMKPAAKGTVAALESALLALDGVMDVNVVEDTNSHSVDIAIAGGDSGEISSVIEETRPCGIPVTWDYATGISIDVTVTVVRISSATEAAVQAQVADAVSNWLYEKEIGEDLSYYKLLLAISGCSYVSNISSLSITDGTNIADTVGEILPVEEDKRVGEGIITVNVV
- a CDS encoding potassium channel family protein, encoding MKEEKTKEKVNSDDFNFEGAILYSFGSPLPKDEDIIQTDGDINFNKIKVIEGVWFKKAKIDGNALFTNAKIGGFAWFESAEIGRNIDFTYANVGKDAFFADAKIGGSVFFTYAKVDGDVLVPYAKINEDASFYKAEIGGELSFHKSKIDGSALFRGASLSGDADYILTHVKGIVDFRDAKFSSPKAQENACRLAKNQCIKFGDNHEADNYFYREMEGKRKQKLEIFRWPEYVLAQLIFGYGVKPLRTFCIWFLFIFTFAIIYFSYQTLDPGSEFIEYFYFSTTTAMTPGFGGYKISPAWQGLALVEAFFGTFMWAAFITIFARKYMR